One genomic region from Aliarcobacter cryaerophilus ATCC 43158 encodes:
- the dbpA gene encoding ATP-dependent RNA helicase DbpA, which translates to MVFRDLNLEQNLIENLESLGYKTLTAIQENSLKYSLEKKDIIARAKTGSGKTLSFCLPIINNLDKKKYRVQSLILAPTRELATQIAITLREVLRSTQNIKVLTLCGGVPYRPQVVSLEHEAHIIVGTAGRVLKHINEGNLKLENVNTFVLDEADKMLDMGFFDDISTVCSFLPKQRQTLLFSATFPNEIKNLALEFLNNPVNIEIENEEQNIIKQAFYEVNSRDSKDNLIEKLIKKYQANSTIIFCNQRVTCEELADSLFERNIDAITLHSDLDQKERDETLTIFSNKSYPILIASDVASRGIDINDIDLVINYDLALNYKIHTHRIGRTARAGKGGVATTFVLPNEAKSALEIKEHFPDIVFEDEKDIVFDNSFEIDSIFRSIFINGGKKQKLRKGDILGALTAGIGLNKEDIGTIDLFDFCSYVAIKKEKLPFVLEKLQNTKIKGKLYRAYEK; encoded by the coding sequence ATGGTATTTAGAGATTTAAATTTAGAACAAAATTTAATAGAAAATCTTGAAAGTTTGGGTTATAAAACACTAACTGCGATTCAAGAAAATAGTTTAAAATATAGTTTAGAAAAAAAAGATATTATAGCTCGTGCAAAAACAGGAAGTGGAAAAACTCTATCTTTTTGTTTACCAATTATAAATAATCTAGATAAGAAAAAATATAGAGTTCAATCTTTGATTTTAGCTCCAACAAGAGAGTTAGCAACTCAAATTGCAATAACTTTAAGAGAAGTTTTAAGATCTACACAAAATATAAAAGTATTAACATTGTGTGGAGGAGTTCCTTATAGACCACAAGTTGTTTCACTAGAACACGAAGCTCATATTATTGTAGGAACTGCTGGAAGAGTATTAAAACATATAAATGAAGGAAATTTAAAATTAGAAAATGTAAATACTTTTGTTTTAGATGAAGCTGATAAAATGCTAGATATGGGATTTTTTGATGATATTTCAACTGTATGTTCATTTTTGCCAAAACAAAGACAAACTCTTCTTTTTTCTGCAACATTTCCAAATGAGATTAAAAATTTAGCATTAGAGTTTTTAAACAATCCAGTAAATATTGAAATAGAAAATGAAGAGCAAAATATTATAAAACAAGCTTTTTATGAAGTAAATTCAAGAGATTCAAAAGATAATTTAATAGAAAAATTGATAAAAAAATATCAAGCAAACAGTACAATAATTTTTTGTAATCAAAGAGTAACTTGTGAAGAGTTAGCAGATTCACTTTTTGAAAGAAATATCGATGCAATTACGCTTCATAGTGATTTAGACCAAAAAGAAAGAGATGAAACTCTTACTATATTTTCAAATAAAAGTTATCCAATTTTAATAGCAAGTGATGTTGCAAGCAGAGGAATTGATATAAATGATATAGATTTGGTAATTAACTATGATTTAGCTTTGAACTACAAAATACACACTCATCGTATTGGAAGAACAGCAAGAGCTGGAAAAGGTGGAGTTGCTACTACTTTTGTTTTACCAAATGAAGCCAAAAGTGCATTAGAGATAAAAGAGCATTTTCCTGATATTGTATTTGAAGATGAAAAAGATATTGTTTTTGATAATAGTTTTGAGATAGATTCTATTTTTAGATCAATTTTTATAAATGGTGGGAAAAAACAAAAATTGAGAAAAGGTGATATTTTAGGAGCTCTAACAGCTGGAATTGGTTTAAATAAAGAAGATATTGGAACAATTGATTTATTTGATTTTTGCTCATATGTAGCTATAAAAAAAGAAAAACTACCTTTTGTTTTAGAAAAGTTACAAAATACAAAAATAAAGGGTAAATTGTATAGAGCTTATGAAAAATAA
- a CDS encoding DedA family protein, protein MEQFIQDWGYIALFLYSFGGGFLALAIAGAFSFDGTLNIYITIIVAAVANIVGSQFLFFMAKNNKNYAQNMMNNHKRKVALVQLLFRKYGFFVIIIQKYIYGIKTLVPLVMGLSDYSSFKFTIINSIASILWACVIGYASYIAGSFLLEYADNFKYIGFVTVIIVLTILIISFRPKKKRKSDKNGI, encoded by the coding sequence ATGGAACAGTTTATTCAAGATTGGGGCTATATAGCTCTTTTTTTATATTCATTTGGTGGTGGTTTTTTAGCTCTTGCAATTGCTGGGGCTTTCTCATTTGATGGTACTTTAAATATTTATATTACAATTATTGTTGCTGCAGTTGCAAATATTGTTGGTAGCCAGTTTCTGTTTTTTATGGCAAAAAACAATAAAAATTATGCACAAAATATGATGAATAATCATAAAAGAAAAGTGGCACTTGTACAACTTTTATTTAGAAAATATGGCTTTTTTGTAATAATTATTCAAAAATATATTTATGGAATTAAAACTTTAGTTCCACTTGTTATGGGTTTATCTGATTATAGTTCATTTAAATTTACGATTATTAACTCAATTGCATCTATTTTATGGGCTTGTGTTATAGGATATGCTAGTTATATTGCAGGTTCATTTTTGCTTGAGTATGCAGATAATTTTAAATATATTGGTTTTGTTACAGTTATTATTGTGCTTACAATTTTGATTATTAGTTTTAGACCAAAAAAGAAAAGAAAGAGTGATAAAAATGGTATTTAG
- a CDS encoding DUF4197 domain-containing protein has protein sequence MKKTVLLSSILLTSIFAFDLKNIATEVGKNIPSTTNQSQSKSNLDNSTISSGLKEALKSGVTFATTQLGKKDGYLNNKNVRIPLPDNLANAETLIRKAGGDKMADDLIKSMNSAASQAAPKTADIFMDAISKMSLSDSQKILNGGENGATDYFKKNTTDSLKKMIKPIIQSSMKDNNVGQYYDMANNFYQSSAKPLLNNSAVSGLAKNLGVNTDSSSESLDDFVTQKAIDGLFTMIGEKEAGIRANPIEQTSSILKQVFGK, from the coding sequence ATGAAAAAAACAGTTTTGCTATCATCAATCTTATTGACATCTATTTTTGCTTTTGATTTAAAAAATATTGCTACAGAAGTTGGAAAAAATATACCTTCAACTACTAATCAATCTCAAAGTAAATCAAATCTAGACAATAGTACGATTTCTAGTGGTTTAAAAGAGGCTTTAAAAAGTGGTGTAACATTTGCTACAACACAACTAGGAAAAAAAGATGGTTATTTAAACAACAAAAATGTAAGAATTCCTCTTCCTGATAATCTAGCAAATGCAGAAACACTTATAAGAAAAGCTGGTGGAGATAAAATGGCTGATGATTTAATTAAATCTATGAATAGTGCAGCTTCACAGGCCGCTCCAAAAACTGCTGATATTTTTATGGATGCTATTTCAAAAATGAGTTTAAGTGATTCTCAAAAGATTTTAAATGGTGGAGAAAATGGAGCAACAGATTATTTCAAAAAAAATACAACAGACTCTTTGAAAAAAATGATTAAACCAATTATTCAATCTAGCATGAAAGATAACAATGTTGGACAATATTACGATATGGCAAATAATTTTTATCAATCAAGCGCAAAACCTCTTTTAAATAATAGTGCAGTTTCAGGTTTAGCAAAAAATTTAGGAGTAAATACAGATAGCTCTAGTGAGAGTTTAGATGATTTTGTTACACAAAAAGCCATAGATGGTCTTTTTACTATGATAGGTGAAAAAGAAGCTGGTATTAGAGCAAATCCTATTGAACAAACTAGTTCAATTTTAAAACAAGTATTTGGAAAATAA
- the htpG gene encoding molecular chaperone HtpG codes for MAKHQFQTEVGQLLHLMTHSLYSNKEIFIRELVSNSSDAIDKLNYLRLTDEKLKESFASWKGEINISFDEKDKSLTIVDNGIGMNEQDMISSIGTIAKSGTKSFVEALTGDAKKDSNLIGQFGVGFYSVFMVADQVDVISKKAGEETAYKWSSTGTGEFDLAPCTKESAGTVIYIKLKDDEVSEFASKYRIKNIVEKYSNHIAYPIFLNYDEEVTQTLSEDDKKAGKEAPKKTERKHEQINEATALWTQPKAKLKEEDYNSFYKSISQDSSDPMLTIHTKTEGVNEYTTLFYIPQIAPMDMYRADYQSGIKLYVKRVFITDDDRELLPTYLRFVRGIIDSEDLPLNVSREILQENRILANIKQSSVKKILSEIKKLSKDEEKYSKFIEQYNRALKEGVYQDHTNKESILELLRYKSTADEKKLTSLEDYKQRASIDQKAIYYIVGDNEKVLRNSPLLESYKKNNIEVLILDDKEIDDIITPTIGAFKEWQFTDITTAQAPKVEVNEEEKQKIEEEFKDIVSKIKEKLANEVKDVKITSRLDSFASCITKDAQDAQMAAMVHMFRAMGQEAPEIKPILEINPNHEIVKKLQASTNDELIEDVSWILLDLAKISEGVDVSDKVAFAKRLTKITSLAM; via the coding sequence ATGGCAAAACATCAATTTCAAACAGAAGTAGGGCAACTACTTCATTTAATGACACACTCTTTATACTCAAATAAAGAGATTTTTATAAGAGAGCTTGTATCAAATTCAAGCGATGCTATTGATAAGCTAAACTATCTAAGATTAACAGATGAAAAGTTAAAAGAGAGTTTTGCTTCTTGGAAAGGTGAGATTAATATATCTTTTGATGAGAAAGATAAATCTTTAACTATTGTTGATAATGGTATTGGTATGAATGAGCAAGATATGATAAGCTCTATTGGTACTATTGCAAAATCAGGTACAAAATCTTTTGTTGAAGCATTAACTGGTGATGCAAAAAAAGATTCAAATCTTATTGGTCAATTTGGGGTTGGATTTTATTCTGTATTTATGGTTGCAGATCAAGTAGATGTAATTTCAAAAAAAGCTGGTGAAGAGACTGCTTATAAATGGAGTTCAACTGGAACTGGAGAGTTTGATTTAGCTCCTTGCACAAAAGAGAGTGCTGGAACTGTTATTTATATTAAACTAAAAGATGATGAGGTAAGTGAGTTTGCAAGTAAATATAGAATTAAAAATATAGTTGAAAAATATTCAAATCATATTGCTTATCCAATTTTCTTAAACTATGATGAAGAAGTTACGCAAACTTTAAGTGAAGATGATAAAAAAGCAGGAAAAGAAGCACCTAAAAAAACTGAAAGAAAACATGAGCAAATAAATGAGGCAACAGCACTTTGGACTCAACCAAAAGCTAAATTAAAAGAAGAAGATTATAATAGTTTTTATAAATCAATTTCTCAAGATAGTTCAGATCCAATGCTTACAATTCATACAAAAACAGAAGGTGTAAACGAATATACAACACTATTTTATATTCCTCAAATTGCTCCAATGGATATGTATAGAGCAGATTACCAAAGTGGGATTAAGCTATATGTAAAAAGAGTATTTATAACTGATGATGATAGAGAACTTTTACCTACATATTTAAGATTTGTAAGAGGAATTATTGATAGTGAAGATTTACCATTAAATGTAAGCAGAGAGATTTTACAAGAGAATAGAATTTTAGCAAATATAAAACAAAGTAGTGTTAAAAAGATTTTAAGTGAGATTAAAAAATTATCAAAAGATGAAGAGAAATATTCTAAATTTATTGAGCAATATAATCGTGCTTTAAAAGAGGGTGTTTATCAAGATCACACAAATAAAGAGTCAATTTTAGAACTTTTAAGATACAAATCTACTGCTGATGAGAAAAAATTAACTTCTTTGGAAGATTATAAACAAAGAGCAAGTATTGATCAAAAAGCTATATACTATATTGTTGGAGACAATGAAAAAGTTTTAAGAAACTCTCCACTACTTGAAAGCTATAAGAAAAATAATATTGAAGTTTTAATCTTAGATGATAAAGAGATAGATGATATTATAACTCCAACAATTGGTGCATTTAAAGAGTGGCAATTTACAGATATTACAACAGCACAAGCTCCAAAAGTTGAGGTAAATGAAGAAGAGAAACAAAAGATTGAAGAAGAGTTCAAAGATATAGTTTCAAAAATAAAAGAGAAGTTAGCAAATGAAGTAAAAGATGTAAAAATTACTTCTAGACTTGATAGTTTTGCTTCTTGTATTACAAAAGATGCTCAAGATGCACAAATGGCTGCTATGGTTCATATGTTTAGAGCAATGGGACAAGAAGCTCCAGAAATCAAACCTATTTTAGAGATTAATCCAAATCATGAAATAGTAAAAAAACTTCAAGCTTCAACAAATGATGAATTAATAGAAGATGTATCTTGGATTTTACTTGACCTTGCAAAAATTAGCGAAGGTGTAGATGTAAGTGATAAAGTTGCATTTGCAAAAAGACTTACAAAAATAACATCTCTTGCTATGTAA
- the ciaB gene encoding invasion protein CiaB has protein sequence MTKQNFIDDLQKIYNYLDEEKAKTNELLKFLENKEFDKLIIIDDFANSLNLKMSEDLRFALVTRLVNLRDDSLVQVLKKLEKSEKEIVTLQEKAYQFVKQYWHKKHKNLIDFIIQNNLLTPFYREIFIGVYNVGLAMSSWQSSWTEHIINEINKELIAKFDGNEEKIMKYLEDEKILDLGHGGIVADRCYSALIKEGDSYTSKAYIKAFKKEVTQVVDALEEFVDKLIELEDEIYNQKWDYVRYIQSLIVAFSEDKTDELVNKWANVDRDWMKIKTPIQIGHPLEYYEDHFRKAVALEWDIRLTNPKFVQNDHRVNKIKSAFTKIFSSFDQKNSYKKIYDFSFKSLDKVQLYVGRPALFFGAELNGLFSAQVVPNDEIVSLEEGKKIFAFSDEILQTSRAKPFLKLSREIFGQELLTKDRNFLFKQTASWHSVYDITTIGHEYGHILWCDEETESFMNKTGNFKNIEEFKATTGGLISYLLDEENDEKHLKEAILIDLVKRSVGLISWMEVDEVQPYYCEGLIHLCALFESGILDWNEEKKELKIDLEDEKFEKLNVWYIKNYTTLAKHYLEKLDATKFLNIYATKKDKYFMPNDENIKSFVKYYFKRYQEIGQELDDVDKKENYIK, from the coding sequence ATGACAAAACAAAATTTTATAGATGATTTACAAAAAATATATAACTATTTAGATGAAGAAAAAGCAAAAACAAATGAGTTATTAAAATTTTTAGAAAACAAAGAGTTTGATAAACTAATAATCATTGATGATTTTGCAAATAGTTTAAATTTGAAAATGAGTGAAGATTTAAGATTTGCACTTGTTACACGACTTGTAAATTTAAGAGATGATAGTTTGGTTCAAGTTTTAAAAAAACTTGAAAAGAGTGAAAAAGAGATAGTAACTTTACAAGAAAAAGCATACCAATTTGTAAAACAGTATTGGCATAAAAAACATAAAAATCTAATAGATTTTATAATACAAAATAATCTTCTAACTCCTTTTTATAGAGAAATTTTTATTGGAGTTTACAATGTTGGTCTTGCTATGTCATCTTGGCAAAGCTCTTGGACGGAACATATAATAAATGAAATAAACAAAGAATTAATTGCTAAATTTGATGGCAATGAAGAAAAAATCATGAAATATCTTGAAGATGAAAAAATTCTAGACTTAGGACATGGTGGTATAGTTGCTGATAGATGTTATTCCGCTTTAATAAAAGAAGGTGATAGTTATACTTCAAAAGCCTACATAAAGGCTTTCAAAAAAGAGGTTACACAAGTTGTAGATGCTCTTGAAGAGTTTGTAGATAAATTAATCGAGCTTGAAGATGAGATTTATAATCAAAAATGGGATTATGTAAGATATATTCAAAGTTTAATTGTGGCATTTAGTGAAGATAAAACAGATGAACTTGTAAACAAATGGGCAAATGTAGATAGAGATTGGATGAAGATTAAAACTCCTATTCAAATAGGTCATCCACTTGAATACTATGAAGACCACTTTAGAAAAGCTGTTGCACTGGAATGGGACATAAGATTAACAAATCCAAAATTTGTTCAAAATGACCATAGAGTAAATAAAATAAAATCAGCATTTACAAAAATTTTTAGCAGTTTTGACCAAAAGAATAGTTACAAAAAAATATATGATTTTAGCTTCAAATCACTTGATAAAGTACAACTTTATGTAGGTCGTCCCGCTTTGTTTTTTGGTGCGGAGTTAAATGGTCTATTTTCAGCTCAAGTTGTACCAAATGATGAAATTGTAAGTCTTGAAGAGGGTAAAAAAATCTTTGCATTTTCTGATGAGATTTTACAAACAAGTAGAGCTAAACCATTTTTAAAACTTAGCCGTGAAATTTTTGGACAAGAGTTATTAACAAAAGATAGAAACTTTCTTTTTAAACAAACAGCTTCGTGGCATAGTGTTTATGATATTACAACTATTGGACATGAATATGGACATATTTTATGGTGCGATGAAGAGACAGAGAGTTTTATGAATAAAACAGGAAATTTTAAAAATATAGAGGAGTTTAAAGCTACAACAGGTGGATTAATATCATATTTACTTGATGAAGAAAATGATGAAAAACATCTAAAAGAAGCTATTTTAATAGATTTAGTAAAAAGAAGTGTTGGACTTATATCTTGGATGGAAGTTGATGAAGTTCAACCATACTATTGTGAAGGGTTAATTCATCTTTGTGCTCTTTTTGAAAGTGGCATTTTAGATTGGAATGAAGAAAAAAAAGAGCTAAAAATTGATTTAGAAGATGAAAAATTTGAAAAACTAAATGTTTGGTATATAAAAAATTATACAACTTTGGCAAAACACTATTTAGAAAAACTAGATGCTACAAAGTTCTTGAATATTTATGCTACTAAAAAAGATAAATATTTTATGCCAAATGATGAAAATATAAAATCTTTTGTAAAGTATTATTTCAAAAGATATCAAGAGATTGGTCAAGAGTTAGATGATGTTGATAAAAAAGAGAATTATATAAAATAA
- a CDS encoding agmatinase family protein → MKYRSLKEDIKVLELGLPPKEDDGFIGGNLDPKEASLILIPVPWEATVSFGEGTSKAPDNIRLASHQLDVENYHYIKPYKAGIAMLEVDKYLLKLSNKTRKKALKVMEAIECGESCKKDLKYVNEVSKAINSHVYEAALKRIKKDKLVAVVGGDHSCPLGLIKALDDTSKDSFGILHVDAHHDLREAYEGFTYSHASIFYNVLNECKNVSKLIQIGIRDYSKEEAQRMIKLADKGACLYDTAMQSQIASGKSIEEVFTPYIEQLPKNVYISIDIDGLEPLNCPNTGTPVPGGLRYGELEHLIFMLVKSGRKIIGFDLVEVGDSKNGWDANVGARVLYNLCGALLASQGKIEFR, encoded by the coding sequence ATGAAATACAGAAGCTTAAAAGAAGATATAAAAGTTTTAGAACTTGGTCTTCCACCAAAAGAAGATGATGGATTTATTGGTGGAAATTTAGACCCAAAAGAGGCTAGCTTGATTTTAATCCCAGTTCCTTGGGAAGCTACTGTTTCATTTGGAGAAGGAACTTCAAAAGCACCTGATAATATAAGATTGGCAAGTCATCAACTAGATGTTGAAAACTATCACTATATAAAACCATATAAAGCTGGAATTGCTATGCTTGAAGTAGATAAATATTTACTAAAACTTAGTAATAAAACTAGAAAAAAAGCTTTAAAAGTAATGGAAGCAATAGAGTGTGGTGAAAGTTGCAAAAAAGATTTAAAATATGTAAACGAGGTTTCAAAAGCAATAAATTCACATGTGTATGAAGCAGCTTTAAAAAGAATAAAAAAAGATAAATTAGTGGCAGTTGTTGGCGGTGATCACTCTTGTCCACTAGGACTTATAAAAGCTTTAGATGATACTTCTAAAGATAGTTTTGGAATACTTCATGTAGATGCTCATCACGATTTAAGAGAGGCTTATGAAGGATTTACTTATTCTCATGCATCTATTTTTTATAATGTTTTAAATGAGTGTAAAAATGTATCAAAACTTATTCAAATTGGGATTAGAGATTATAGTAAAGAAGAAGCACAAAGAATGATTAAGCTAGCAGATAAAGGAGCTTGTCTTTACGATACAGCTATGCAAAGTCAAATTGCAAGTGGAAAATCTATTGAAGAAGTTTTTACTCCATATATAGAACAGCTTCCAAAAAATGTCTATATCTCTATTGACATAGATGGTCTTGAACCACTAAATTGTCCAAATACAGGAACTCCCGTTCCTGGAGGATTAAGATATGGAGAGTTAGAACATTTAATTTTTATGTTAGTAAAAAGTGGAAGAAAGATTATAGGTTTTGATTTAGTTGAAGTTGGAGATAGTAAAAATGGCTGGGACGCAAATGTTGGAGCTAGAGTTTTATATAATCTTTGTGGAGCTTTATTAGCAAGTCAAGGCAAGATAGAGTTTAGATAA
- a CDS encoding antibiotic biosynthesis monooxygenase family protein — protein sequence MYAVIFEVEINQERKDEYLKIASILKEQLVNQKGFISVERFQSLVDEKKLLSLSYWENEEDILAWKKNIDHMSAQKKGRESIFKDYKINIALVQKSYTLETSDFDK from the coding sequence ATGTATGCAGTTATTTTTGAAGTTGAAATTAATCAAGAAAGAAAAGATGAATATTTAAAAATTGCTTCCATATTAAAAGAGCAGTTAGTAAATCAAAAAGGTTTTATAAGTGTTGAAAGATTTCAATCTTTAGTAGATGAAAAAAAACTTCTATCTTTATCATATTGGGAAAATGAAGAGGATATTTTAGCTTGGAAAAAAAATATCGACCATATGTCTGCTCAGAAAAAAGGAAGAGAGTCTATTTTTAAAGATTATAAAATAAATATTGCTTTAGTTCAAAAATCTTACACTTTAGAAACTAGTGATTTTGATAAATAA
- a CDS encoding DNA alkylation repair protein produces MATLLKNLYSKVFIEKLSNNLQTNYKDFKKDEFKKAIFTNSWENFELKQRMRHIAKTLYQFLPFSYKEQIDILKRVKQDFKGLKAMIFQDFVEVYGLDDFEVSMEALEVFTIDSSSEFAIRQFILKYEDETIKRMKLWAKSQNEHIRRLASEGSRPRLPWAIALPKYKENPEKVFKIIELLKNDSSKYVQKSVANSLNDISKDNPNLVINFLKNNLKISKELDWICKHGSRTLLKAGNEETLELFGLKKANHIAILDFNFNKNVNLEDYLNFSFELNSEKNIGKIRVEYAIYYLKSNQNYFKKVFMISQNEIKSNSKIFVKKQIIKDMTTRKNYKGKHFISLVINGEEFIKKEFYLI; encoded by the coding sequence ATGGCTACTTTATTAAAAAACTTATACTCAAAAGTGTTTATAGAAAAACTATCAAATAATTTACAAACAAACTACAAAGATTTTAAAAAAGATGAATTTAAAAAAGCTATTTTTACAAATAGTTGGGAAAATTTTGAGCTAAAACAAAGAATGCGACATATCGCAAAAACTTTGTATCAGTTTTTGCCATTTTCGTATAAAGAGCAAATTGATATTTTAAAAAGAGTAAAACAAGATTTCAAAGGTTTGAAAGCAATGATTTTTCAAGATTTTGTTGAAGTTTATGGGCTTGATGATTTTGAAGTTTCTATGGAAGCTTTGGAAGTTTTTACAATAGATTCAAGTAGTGAGTTTGCAATACGACAATTTATTTTAAAGTATGAAGATGAAACTATAAAAAGGATGAAACTTTGGGCAAAATCTCAAAATGAACATATAAGGCGACTTGCAAGTGAAGGAAGCAGACCAAGACTTCCTTGGGCAATTGCTTTGCCAAAATATAAAGAAAATCCAGAAAAAGTTTTTAAAATAATCGAGCTTTTAAAAAATGACTCTTCAAAATATGTTCAAAAAAGTGTAGCAAATAGTCTAAATGATATATCCAAAGATAATCCAAATTTAGTTATAAATTTTCTAAAAAACAATTTAAAAATTTCTAAAGAGCTTGATTGGATTTGTAAACATGGAAGTAGAACTTTACTTAAAGCTGGAAATGAAGAAACTTTAGAATTGTTTGGTTTAAAAAAAGCAAATCATATTGCTATTTTAGATTTTAACTTTAATAAAAATGTAAATTTAGAAGATTATTTAAATTTCTCTTTTGAGTTAAATTCAGAAAAAAATATTGGTAAGATTAGAGTTGAATATGCAATTTATTATCTAAAATCAAATCAAAATTATTTTAAAAAAGTTTTTATGATAAGTCAAAATGAGATAAAATCAAACTCTAAAATATTTGTAAAAAAACAGATAATCAAAGATATGACAACAAGAAAAAATTATAAAGGAAAACATTTTATATCTTTAGTCATAAATGGAGAAGAGTTTATAAAAAAAGAGTTTTATTTAATATGA
- the ybaK gene encoding Cys-tRNA(Pro) deacylase, whose product MTPAINLLKKHKCDFKIHKYEHDPACTNFGDEAVLKLGLDAKEVYKTLLVELTPKELVVCVIPVSNQLSLKEVADIFLAKKAQMAQKDEAQKVTGYLLGGISPLGQKKLLRTVLHESVNDFKTIFISGGKRGLDIEVFPKDLKDILKAKIGRIVSQ is encoded by the coding sequence ATGACACCTGCAATAAATCTTTTAAAAAAACATAAATGCGATTTTAAAATTCATAAATATGAACATGATCCAGCTTGTACAAATTTTGGAGATGAGGCAGTTTTAAAATTGGGTTTGGATGCAAAGGAAGTTTATAAAACATTGCTTGTTGAATTAACTCCAAAAGAGTTGGTTGTTTGTGTAATTCCTGTTTCAAATCAACTTAGCTTAAAAGAAGTTGCTGATATTTTTCTAGCAAAAAAAGCACAAATGGCACAGAAAGACGAAGCACAAAAAGTAACTGGATATTTACTTGGTGGTATTTCACCTCTTGGACAAAAAAAACTTTTAAGAACGGTTTTGCATGAGAGTGTAAACGATTTTAAAACTATCTTTATAAGCGGTGGAAAAAGAGGATTAGATATTGAAGTTTTTCCAAAAGATTTAAAAGATATATTAAAAGCAAAAATTGGTAGAATAGTTTCACAATAA
- a CDS encoding class I SAM-dependent methyltransferase — MKPLRYKYQTIEIGDNDIHLRTLKDKQQFSDQDNKAENIGISSATWSLFGVVWPSSEVLANFIFDYDFKNKRILEVGCGIGLSSLILNRLNADITATDYHPEAEKFLDINTELNKDDEIPFVRTCWSNEYQEDLGKFDLIIGSDLLYERDHAVLLSNFINAHSNDKAKVILVNPNRGYQAKFTKQMETFGFVCSFIEPQNTDFLQEPYKGKIFKYSR, encoded by the coding sequence ATGAAACCTCTGAGGTATAAATATCAAACAATTGAGATTGGTGACAATGATATACATTTAAGAACTCTAAAAGACAAACAACAATTTTCTGATCAAGATAACAAAGCAGAAAATATAGGTATATCAAGTGCAACTTGGTCTTTATTTGGAGTTGTTTGGCCATCTAGTGAAGTTTTAGCAAATTTTATATTTGATTATGATTTTAAAAATAAAAGAATTTTAGAAGTTGGATGTGGAATAGGTCTATCCAGTCTTATTTTAAATAGATTAAATGCTGATATTACAGCAACTGATTATCATCCTGAAGCCGAAAAGTTTTTGGATATTAACACAGAATTAAATAAAGATGATGAAATACCATTTGTGAGAACTTGCTGGAGCAATGAATATCAAGAGGATCTTGGTAAATTTGATTTAATTATTGGAAGTGACTTATTATATGAAAGAGACCATGCAGTTCTTCTTTCAAATTTTATAAATGCTCATTCAAACGATAAAGCAAAGGTTATTTTAGTAAATCCAAATAGAGGTTATCAAGCAAAATTTACAAAACAGATGGAAACTTTTGGTTTTGTATGTAGTTTTATTGAACCTCAAAATACAGATTTCTTGCAAGAGCCTTATAAAGGTAAAATATTTAAATATTCAAGATAG